From the genome of Vicia villosa cultivar HV-30 ecotype Madison, WI linkage group LG2, Vvil1.0, whole genome shotgun sequence, one region includes:
- the LOC131653684 gene encoding chitin-inducible gibberellin-responsive protein 1-like, translating to MDSQQLYSFNMTSAGLPNMSSFSTIPSLQNGLLGSLKVGIGNSPDSPFSSHFDSDNLSAFGDNYEQQNSGETLSGISVSYNSALETNRYVHRSVSSVDNLRENLQLYSAKRSLPPSCNQIVQHALLELETALMAPDDNEVTTSNSSLGESIRETASGPRYRSWGHVSQGSQYIQNQPSHATSSSRQSNEVVHVEKRRKLEEESSLQGFPSGDLKQLLIACAKAMAENNTQDFNQLIETARNAVSINGEPIQRLGAYMVEGLVARKEASGNSIYRALKCREPEGEELLTYMHLLYEICPYLKFGYMAANGAIAEACRNEDHIHIIDFQIAQGTQWMTLLQALAARPGGAPHVRITGIDDPVSRYARGEGLEVVGKRLALMSKKFGIPVEFHGLSVFGPDVTKNMLDIRHGEALAVNFPLQLHHTADESVDVNNPRDGLLRMVKSLSPKVVTLVEQESNTNTTPFFNRFVETLDYYLAIFESIDVTLSRNSKDRINVEQHCLARDIVNIIACEGKERIERHELFGKWKSRLTMAGFRQCPLSSYVNSVIRSLLRCYSEHYTLVEKDGAMLLGWKNRNLISASAWH from the coding sequence ATGGACTCTCAGCAACTTTATAGTTTCAATATGACAAGTGCAGGATTACCTAACATGTCATCTTTTTCCACTATTCCATCACTTCAAAATGGTTTGCTTGGTTCCTTGAAAGTCGGCATTGGAAACTCGCCCGATTCACCTTTTTCCTCTCATTTTGATTCGGATAACCTTTCTGCATTTGGTGACAACTATGAGCAACAGAACTCGGGTGAAACGCTCTCTGGTATAAGCGTCTCTTATAACTCTGCACTGGAAACCAATCGTTATGTGCATAGATCGGTTTCATCGGTTGATAATCTCAGAGAAAATTTGCAATTGTATTCAGCTAAAAGATCTCTTCCACCGAGCTGTAACCAGATAGTTCAACACGCCTTGTTGGAGCTAGAAACTGCGTTGATGGCTCCCGATGATAACGAAGTTACTACGTCTAATTCTTCATTGGGTGAGAGCATCAGGGAAACAGCATCTGGACCGAGATATAGATCATGGGGCCATGTGAGCCAAGGGTCACAGTATATTCAAAATCAACCATCACATGCTACTAGCAGCAGTAGGCAATCAAATGAAGTTGTGCACGTAGAAAAACGTCGAAAGTTGGAGGAGGAGTCATCTCTACAAGGGTTTCCGTCAGGCGATTTAAAGCAATTACTGATTGCATGTGCCAAAGCCATGGCTGAAAACAACACACAAGATTTCAACCAATTGATAGAAACGGCTAGAAATGCCGTGTCTATCAACGGGGAGCCGATCCAGAGGCTCGGTGCTTATATGGTAGAAGGGCTTGTTGCAAGGAAGGAAGCGTCGGGGAATAGCATCTATCGTGCTCTTAAGTGTAGAGAGCCTGAGGGCGAAGAATTACTCACTTACATGCATCTGCTTTACGAAATCTGTCCCTACTTGAAATTTGGTTATATGGCTGCTAACGGAGCCATTGCGGAAGCTTGTAGGAATGAGGATCACATACATATCATAGACTTTCAGATTGCTCAAGGAACTCAATGGATGACACTTCTTCAAGCTCTTGCTGCAAGACCCGGTGGTGCTCCCCATGTGCGTATCACAGGAATCGACGATCCAGTCTCTAGATATGCTCGTGGAGAAGGACTAGAAGTAGTCGGGAAAAGATTGGCCTTGATGTCAAAGAAATTCGGCATCCCAGTTGAGTTTCACGGGCTCTCCGTTTTCGGTCCCGATGTGACAAAAAACATGCTCGATATCAGACATGGAGAAGCTTTGGCTGTGAATTTTCCATTGCAACTCCATCACACAGCTGATGAGAGTGTTGATGTGAATAATCCAAGAGATGGACTTTTGAGAATGGTGAAATCTCTCTCTCCGAAAGTGGTCACACTCGTCGAGCAGGAATCAAACACAAACACAACCCCTTTCTTCAACAGGTTCGTAGAAACTTTAGATTACTACTTGGCAATCTTCGAGTCTATCGATGTCACACTCTCGAGAAACAGCAAGGACAGGATTAACGTGGAGCAGCATTGCTTGGCTCGGGATATCGTCAATATCATTGCTTGTGAAGGAAAGGAAAGGATTGAGCGACACGAACTGTTCGGAAAGTGGAAGTCCAGGCTGACAATGGCCGGATTTCGTCAATGTCCTTTGAGTTCTTATGTGAATTCTGTTATAAGAAGCCTTCTGAGATGCTACTCAGAGCATTATACATTAGTGGAGAAAGATGGAGCCATGTTGTTGGGGTGGAAGAACAGGAATTTGATATCAGCTTCAGCTTGGCATTGA